Proteins encoded in a region of the Balaenoptera ricei isolate mBalRic1 chromosome 19, mBalRic1.hap2, whole genome shotgun sequence genome:
- the SIGLEC5 gene encoding sialic acid-binding Ig-like lectin 5 → MVPLLLLPLLWGGSLQDDQGYELRVQESVTVQACLGVHVPFSFSYPRRSWPFSGQPFIYWFREGDNIHRSNPVATNNPWRQVKPETQGRFHLLWDPRKNNWSLNIRDARMSDTGVYFFRVEADDVKYSYRDKKLNLQVTAPTEKPDIRFLEALQSGRPTNLTCRLSLVCDGGRAFSFSWAGDALDAVDPETLHSSVLTFTPRRQDHGTNLTCRVELQGDQVTMERSIRLNVSYAPWNLSVNLCFRNVTALKALQNRASALLISESPALRLLCVADSNPPARLGWFRASRALNATRISSTKILELPGLGAAEGEFTCRAQNPLGSQNTSVSLSVVYPPQLLGPSCSPEDEGLHCSCSSRAQPAPSLRWWLGEGLLEGNFSNASFKVTSSSAGPWANSSLSLSEGLSSGLRLSCEALNVHGAQSATVLLLPGKPASLTGVLGGALAGAGAMVLLSLCLCLIFFCIVKARRKQAARRPEGVDGEDPVMGTIAWGSRQKPWPDGPPDRTSSPAEEALPSGGQQELHYASLSFHGMKSWEPLDQEATSTTEYSEIKTS, encoded by the exons ATGGTGCCCCTGCTGTTGCTGCCCCTGCTGTGGGGGG GGTCCCTGCAGGACGACCAAGGGTACGAGCTCCGAGTGCAGGAATCAGTGACGGTGCAGGCGTGCCTGGGCGTCCACgtgcccttctccttctcctaccCTCGGAGGTCGTGGCCCTTCTCTGGCCAACCCTTCATCTATTGGTTCCGGGAAGGGGACAACATACACCGCAGTAATCCTGTGGCCACAAACAACCCATGGAGACAAGTGAAGCCAGAGACCCAGGGCCGATTCCACCTCCTCTGGGACCCCAGGAAAAACAACTGGTCCCTGAACATCAGAGATGCCAGGATGAGCGACACAGGAGTTTACTTCTTCCGAGTGGAGGCAGACGATGTGAAATACAGTTACAGAGATAAGAAGCTGAATTTGCAGGTGACAG CCCCAACAGAGAAACCTGACATCcgctttctggaggctctgcagTCCGGCCGCCCCACAAACCTGACCTGCCGCCTGTCTCTCGTCTGTGATGGGGGAAGAGCGTTCTCATTCTCCTGGGCGGGGGATGCCCTTGACGCCGTGGACCCAGAGACCCTCCACTCCTCGGTGCTGACCTTCACCCCGAGGCGCCAGGACCATGGCACCAACCTCACCTGTCGTGTGGAACTCCAAGGAGATCAAGTGACCATGGAGAGAAGCATCCGGCTCAATGTCTCCT ATGCTCCGTGGAACCTCAGCGTCAACCTGTGCTTCAGAAATGTCACAG CCCTCAAGGCTCTGCAGAACAGGGCCTCGGCCCTTCTCATCTCGGAGAGCCCGGCGCTGCGGCTGCTGTGTGTGGCTGACAGCAACCCCCCCGCACGGCTGGGCTGGTTCCGGGCGTCCCGAGCCCTGAACGCCACCCGCATCTCCAGCACCAAGATCCTGGAGCTGCCAGGCTTAGGCGCTGCAGAAGGAGAATTCACCTGCCGAGCTCAGAACCCTCTGGGCTCTCAAAATACCTCTGTGAGCCTCTCCGTGGTCT ACCCCCCGCAGCTGCTGGGACCCTCCTGCTCCCCGGAGGATGAGGGTCTGCATTGCAGCTGCTCCTCCCGAGCCCAGCCGGCCCCCTCCCTGCgctggtggctgggggaggggctgctggaGGGGAATTTCAGCAACGCCTCCTTCAAGGTCACCTCCAGCTCGGCTGGGCCCTGGGCCAAcagctccctgagcctcagcgAGGGGCTCAGCTCTGGCCTCAGACTCAGCTGCGAGGCCCTGAACGTCCACGGGGCCCAGAGCGCCACTGTCCTGCTGCTGCCAG GGAAACCGGCATCCCTGACCGGAGTGCTTGGTGGGGCCCTTGCAGGTGCTGGTGCCATGGTCCTGCTGTCACTGTGCTTGTGCCTTATCTTCTTTTGCAT aGTGAAAGCCCGCAGAAAGCAGGCAGCCAGGAGACCAGAGGGCGTGGATGGTGAAGACCCCGTCATGGGTACCATCGCCTGG GGTTCCAGGCAAAAGCCCTGGCCAGACGGCCCCCCAGACCGGACGTCGTCCCCTGCAGAGGAAGCCCTGCCTTCAGGGGGGCAACAGGAGCTCCATTACGCCTCCCTCAGCTTTCACGGGATGAAGTCTTGGGAGCCTTTGGACCAGGAGGCCACCAGCACCACCGAGTACTCAGAGATCAAAACGAGCTAA
- the LOC132354215 gene encoding LOW QUALITY PROTEIN: cytoplasmic tRNA 2-thiolation protein 1-like (The sequence of the model RefSeq protein was modified relative to this genomic sequence to represent the inferred CDS: deleted 2 bases in 1 codon) produces the protein MPAPQCASCRKARAALRRPRSGQALCGTCFCAAFEAEVLHTVVAGRLLPPGAVVAVGASGGKDSTVLAHVLRELAPRLAISLHLVAVDEGIGGYRDAALAAVRRQAARWELPLTVVAYAELFGGWTMDAVARSTAGSGRSRSCCTFCGVLRRRALEEGARRVGATHVVTGHNADDMAETVLMNFLRGDAGRLARGGGLGSPGEGGALPRCRPLQLASQKEVVLYAHFRRLDYFSEECVYAPEAFRGHARELLKLLEAARPSAVLDLVHSAERLALAPAARPPPPGACSRCGALASRALCQACALLDGLNRGRPRLAIGKGRRGLDEEGPPGRRGSQPSGPPASEPIPGF, from the exons ATGCCCGCCCCGCAGTGCGCCTCCTGCCGCAAGGCGCGAGCCGCCCTCCGCCGACCGCGCTCGGGCCAGGCGCTGTGCGGCACCTGCTTCTGCGCCGCCTTCGAGGCCGAGGTGCTGCACACGGTGGTGGCGGGCCGCCTGCTGCCGCCCGGCGCCGTGGTGGCCGTGGGCGCCTCGGGCGGCAAGGACTCCACTGTGCTGGCGCACGTGCTGCGCGAGCTGGCCCCGCGCCTCGCCATCTCGCTGCACCTCGTGGCCGTGGACGAGGGCATCGGCGGCTACCGGGACGCGGCGCTGGCGGCCGTGCGGCGGCAGGCAGCGCGCTGGGAGCTCCCGCTCACCGTCGTGGCCTACGCAGAGCTCTTCGGGGGCTGGACGATGGACGCCGTGGCCCGCAGCACGGCCGGCTCCGGCCGCAGCCGCTCCTGTTGCACCTTCTGCGGGGTGCTGCGCCGCCGGGCGCTAGAGGAAGGGGCGCGCCGCGTGGGAGCCACGCACGTCGTGACGG GACACAACGCCGACGACATGGCGGAGACGGTGCTCATGAACTTCCTGCGGGGCGACGCGGGCCGGCTGGCGCGGGGCGGGGGCCTGGGCTCTCCGGGCGAGGGGGGCGCCCTGCCGCGCTGCCGCCCGCTGCAGCTGGCCTCGCAGAAGGAGGTGGTGCTGTACGCGCACTTCCGCCGCCTGGACTACTTCTCCGAGGAGTGCGTGTACGCGCCCGAGGCCTTCCGCGGCCACGCGCGCGAGCTGCTCAAGCTGCTGGAGGCGGCGCGGCCGTCGGCGGTGCTGGACCTCGTGCACTCGGCCGAGCGCCTGGCGCTGGCCCCGGCCGCGCGGCCCCCGCCGCCCGGCGCCTGCTCCCGCTGCGGGGCGCTGGCCAGCCGCGCGCTCTGCCAGGCCTGCGCCCTCCTGGACGGCCTGAACCGCGGCCGGCCCCGCCTGGCCATCGGCAAGGGCCGCCGGGGGCTGGACGAGGAGGGGCCGCCGGGTCGCCGCGGGAGC CAGCCGTCCGGACCCCCGGCTTCGGAGCCCATCCCCGGCTTCTAG
- the LOC132353931 gene encoding beta-1,4-galactosyltransferase 3-like produces the protein MDQRKSYPFLFTGPICFQLKGGPLKVMIPDNLTMAQVVEKNALVELGGQYWPPDCWTQHHTAVVVPYGQAQHLQHLLLHLHLHPFLQHQPLHYAIYVVNQVNNTAFNRGKLHSMGFWEAVQEEGRDCVSFHDVNLLPKDDRNPYICDIFPAHVSVAIDSFKYTLPYRGYLGGVFALRRLHYVRIHGFPNTHWGWDREDDDVTSRLKLSGMLLLWPHLLFGCYRMLEGQDCSQKQSPQSPGLLARIRRKWRHDGMNSLGCRLLSKELQPLYTSLTVDISLSAPGALVPG, from the exons ATGGACCAACGCAAATCCTACCCGTTTCTGTTCACGGGACCCATTTGCTTCCAGCTGAAAG GTGGGCCCTTGAAGGTGATGATCCCAGACAACCTGACGATGGCACAGGTGGTGGAAAAGAACGCCCTGGTGGAGCTGGGAGGCCAGTACTGGCCACCTGACTGCTGGACACAGCACCACACGGCGGTAGTGGTGCCCTACGGGCAAGCCCAGCACCTGCAGCACCTGCTCCTGCACCTGCACCTGCACCCCTTCCTGCAGCACCAGCCACTGCACTATGCCATCTATGTGGTGAACCAG GTGAACAACACCGCCTTCAACCGGGGCAAGCTTCACAGCATGGGGTTCTGGGAGGCCGTGCAGGAGGAGGGCCGGGACTGTGTCTCCTTCCACGATGTGAACCTCCTCCCCAAGGACGATCGCAACCCCTACATCTGTGACATCTTCCCTGCCCACGTGTCTGTGGCCATTGACAGCTTCAAGTACAc gctGCCCTACCGGGGCTACCTTGGAGGGGTGTTTGCCCTGCGCCGCCTTCACTACGTCAGGATCCATGGCTTCCCCAACACACACTGGGGCTGGGATCGGGAGGATGATGACGTCACTTCCAG GCTGAAACTCAGTGGGATGCTCCTCTTATGGCCCCATCTGCTCTTTGGCTGCTACCGTATGCTGGAGGGGCAGGACTGCAGCCAAAAGCAGAGCCCCCAGAG TCCTGGCCTTCTGGCCCGGATCCGTCGCAAGTGGCGGCACGATGGCATGAACTCGCTGGGATGCAGGCTGCTCTCCAAGGAGCTGCAGCCCCTCTACACCAGCCTCACTGTGGACATCAGCCTCTCAGCCCCAGGAGCCCTGGTGCCAggctga
- the ZNF175 gene encoding zinc finger protein 175: MPTQLQAPEKSGAVSKRDQELKPRNDMLADVNLLQRPQVLGPEKRDRSCEGSVSFEDVTIDFSREEWQQLDPAQRRLYQDVMLEIYSHLFSVGYHIPNPEIIFRMEKGKEQWMGEAELPRQRYHEGEFGLETPQWEISETASFHNEMLGEVTRDGSWCSILEKLWEEADQTKRDQKNQSKPSHQGAFINKKKLNTERDCDYKDPGKIIHTRPHLVPSQKRPHKHCSFAKRLKPNLEVNHQSQSNTTEHLDEMVESGQLFTHSSSSASCKNTHTGETFCEGNSCTKVFGRKQSLTQHQVHTQEKPDKCTECGRDFTQKSHLLEQQRFHSVENLQECGKCRRAFTPQPKLCVYVTDHTGNIPYICKECGKVFVQRPELVTHQKAHTRKKPYKCHECGKAFFQMLSLFRHQRTHTREKLYECTECGKGFSQNSTLSIHQKIHTGERQYVCSECGKAFTQKSTLSLHQRIHSGEKSYVCIECGQAFIQKAHLIVHQRSHTGEKPYQCHNCGKSFISKSQLDIHHRIHTGEKPYECSDCGKTFTQKSHLNIHQKIHTGERHHVCSECGKAFNQKSILSMHQRIHTGEKPYKCSDCGKAFTSKSQFREHQRIHTGEKPYVCTACGKAFNGRSNFHKHQMTHSRERTFACYKCGHTFTQKSELITHQRTHIGEKPYECCDCGKSFSRKPQLKVHQRIHTGERPYVCSKCGKTFNNRSNFNKHQTTHTRDKSYKSSYSVQRLYSEVNS; encoded by the exons GGCTCCGTGTCATTTGAGGACGTGACCATAGACTTCAGCAGGGAGGAGTGGCAGCAACTGGACCCTGCCCAGAGACGCCTGTACCAGGACGTGATGCTGGAGATCTACAGCCACCTCTTCTCCGTGG GGTATCACATTCCCAACCCAGAGATCATTTTCAGGATGGAAAAAGGAAAGGAGCAATGGATGGGGGAGGCTGAACTCCCACGTCAGAGGTATCACG aaGGGGAGTTTGGGCTTGAAACCCCACAATGGGAAATTTCTGAAACAGCTTCATTTCACAATGAGATGTTGGGTGAAGTCACAAGAGATGGCTCATGGTGTTCCATTTTAGAAAAGCTGTGGGAAGAAGCTGACCAAACAAAGAGAGACCAGAAAAATCAAAGTAAACCTTCACATCAGGGGGCTTTCATCAACAAGAAAAAACTGAACACAGAGAGGGACTGTGATTATAAGGACCCTGGGAAAATCATCCACACGAGGCCCCACCTTGTTCCTTCACAAAAGAGACCTCATAAACATTGCTCTTTTGCAAAAAGGTTGAAACCTAACCTAGAAGTAAATCATCAAAGTCAAAGCAACACCACAGAACATCTTGATGAGATGGTTGAATCTGGTCAGCTATTCACCCATAGCTCTTCCAGTGCCAGCTGCAAAAATACTCATACAGGAGAGACCTTCTGTGAAGGTAATTCATGTACAAAAGTCTTCGGCCGTAAACAGTCACTCACACAACATCAAGTTCACACTCAGGAAAAACCAGATAAGTGCACTGAATGTGGGAGGGACTTTACCCAGAAGTCACACCTCCTTGAGCAACAGAGATTCCATAGTGTAGAAAACCTCCAGGAATGTGGTAAATGCAGGAGAGCCTTCACCCCACAACCAAAACTCTGTGTATATGTGACAGATCATACAGGTAACATACCGTATAtatgtaaggaatgtggaaaaGTCTTTGTTCAGAGGCCAGAACTGGTTACACACCAGAAAGCTCACACTAGAAAGAAGCCCTATAAATGCcatgaatgtggaaaagccttttTCCAGATGTTATCTCTTTTCAGACATCAAAGAACTCATACTAGAGAAAAACTCTACGAATGCACTGAATGTGGGAAGGGCTTCTCCCAGAATTCAACCCTCAGTATACATCAGAAAATTCATACCGGCGAGCGACAGTACGTATGCAgcgaatgtgggaaggccttcacCCAGAAGTCAACACTCAGCTTGCACCAGAGGATCCATTCAGGGGAGAAGTCTTATGTCTGTATTGAATGTGGCCAGGCCTTTATCCAGAAGGCACACCTGATTGTACATCAGAGAAGTCACACGGGAGAGAAACCTTATCAGTGCCACAACTGTGGGAAATCCTTCATTTCCAAGTCACAACTTGATATACATCATCGAATCCATACTGGggagaaaccttatgaatgtagTGACTGTGGGAAAACCTTCACCCAAAAGTCGCACCTCAACATACACCAGAaaattcacactggagaaagacACCAcgtgtgcagtgaatgtgggaaggccttcaaCCAGAAGTCAATACTCAGCATGCATCAGCGAATTCACACCGGAGAGAAgccttacaaatgcagtgactgtgggaaagcctttaCTTCCAAGTCACAATTCAGAGAGCATCAGCGgatccacactggagagaaaccctacgtATGCACTGCATGTGGGAAGGCTTTCAATGGTAGGTCAAATTTCCATAAACATCAGATGACTCACAGTAGAGAGAGAACTTTTGCCTGTTACAAGTGTGGACACACCTTCACCCAGAAATCAGAGCTGATTACACATCAGAGAACTCATATTGGAGAGAAACCTTACGAATGCTGTGACTGTGGAAAATCCTTCAGTAGGAAACCACAACTCAAAGTGCATCAACGAATCCACACGGGAGAGAGACCTTACGTGTGTTCCAAGTGTGGGAAGACCTTCAACAACAGATCAAATTTTAATAAACACCAAACAACTCATACCAGAGACAAATCTTACAAAAGCAGTtattctgtgcaaaggctttacTCAGAAGTCAATTCCTAA